The Haematobia irritans isolate KBUSLIRL chromosome 1, ASM5000362v1, whole genome shotgun sequence DNA segment ttatctgaaaaattttgaatacttaagatcctaactggcatatgactGATATGACCATAGTACTATTTAATGTAGTACTAATGGAGCTTCATGAATATGGTGGTaacagatacaattaacttttaaccaaattaaaaaaatcagttaaaaaaattattgacaatatttacttttttattatgtaTAGTATTAATTatcttaattaatattttaattaaaattgatactgttttcaattcaaaatataattgaaacttTTGGTCTAgaattatgagtttatttatacctaaaaaattaatggttcattacattttcactcaaatgcaaaaaacagaaaaatccAACTATAGTTAAGACCAACGAAATCGTAGTACctctaacaaaaaaacaacatatttcGTCTAAaggtaaataattataaataaataattgattgcctcaattaaaacaagtatatacggccgtaagttcggccaggccgaatcttatgtaccctccaccatagattgcgaagAAACCTTTCGTAGATGtttctgtcatccacaatcgaaatacttgggttgtggtatcttaaaacttcttaacatcgttttctaaattgtgagttagtccatacgtggtatatattaaacaaaaaagttatgtatagttaagtctacaaataattacgaatcgatatggacttttgcacggtacgtagggagccagaattgaaatatgtgggtcgcttatatgggggcaatatacaattatgaacttgatatggaccaatttttgtgtgattggggatcgatttatctgaggcctatatataactatagaccgatatggacctagctaggcatggttgttaacggccatatactagcacaatgtaccaaatttcaactgactcggatgaaatttgcttctccaagaggctccaaaaccaaatctcggaatcggtttatatgggggctatatataattatggactgatatggatcacgtttggcatggttgttaaatatcatatcctaccaccacgtaccaccggagatcaaatctggggatcggtttatatgggggctatatataattatggactgatatgaaccaattcctgcatggttgttggataccatatactaacatcacgtaccaaatttcaaccgaatcggatgaagtttgctctcccaaggggctccggaggtcaaatctggggatcggtttatatgggggctatataaaattatggaccgatgttgaccaatttttgcatgggtgtttgaggccatatattaacaccacgtaccaaatatcaactaaatcagatgaattttggtcttccaagaggctccggaggtcaaatctggtgatcggtttatatgggggctatatataattattgaccgatgtggaccaatttttgcatggttattagagaccatatactaacaccatgtaccaaatttcagccggatcggatgaaatttgcttctcgtagagtgtccgcaagccaaatcgggggatcggtttatatggagcctatagataattattgaccgatgtgaccaaatttttgcatagttgttagagaccatatactaactccatgtaccaaatttcagccagatcggatgaaatttgtttctcttagaggctccgcgagccaaatgggggatcggtttatatgggggctatatataatttttgaccgatgtggaccaatttttgcatagttatttgagaccatacacttacaccatataccaaatttcagccggatcggatgaaatttgcatctcttagaggcctcgcaagccaaatcgggggatcggtttatatgggggctatatataattatggaccgatgtggaccaatttttgcatggttgttagagaccatatactaacaccatgtaccaaatttcagccggatcgcatgaaatttacttctcttagaggctccgcaagccaaatcgggggatcggtctatataggggctatatataattatggaccgatgtggaccaatttttgcatggttgttaaagaccatatactaacaccacgtaccaaatttcagctggatcggatgaaattggcttttcttagaggctccgaaagccaaatcggggaatcggtttatatgtgggctatatataattatggaccgatgcagaCCATTTTTtggacggttgttagagaccatatactaacaccatgtaccaaattttagccggatcggatgaaatttgcttctcttagaatgtatgcaagccaaatttgggggcccgtttatatgggggctatacgtaaaagtggaccgatatggctcatttgcaataccatcctacctacatcaataacaactactagtgccaagtttcaagtcgatagcttgtttcgttcggaagtgatttcaacagacagacggacggacggacatgctcagatcgactcagaatttcaccacgacccaaaatttatataatttatggagtcttagagcaatatttcgatgtgttacaaacgaaatgacaaagtgaatatacccccatcctatggtggagggtataaaaattctaattaccggattgttttttttgcttagattttttcctattaaagaaatttaatattttttatattttattaaaatttaattgtaatgttttgcatgaaatctttaatttaattatttttttttgtttaattaatttttttatttttgtttaagaaaCTTTAGCATTTATTTACAACAGCATTCGAAAGTGTTGTTTTTTCAATagttttaattatataattaattcttaatcttacATTATAAGGGGGAGTTATTGTCTACAATTTACTTTAACTTTAAGGATAATCAAATTCAAATGCAGTAAATAAAATATCTGTACAAAATGAAACTTTTGTAGTTtggaataaacaaaaatatgaatAGAACTCAATTGAAGAGAACCCTTCACTATTTGTGCAAGGGGAGAGTGAATATAGATAAATACAAGAGATCTAATAAAATCGTTAACCAGAAACTGAACAAGTGAAGAAACAAGGGGTGATACGGAAcacaaaacaaacacaaaataaaaGGAGAAAACTTACCGTCGACTACTTAGTATAATTGGGGAAAGGATTATCTCTAAACTGgaggaaatattttgattttgattttgtaaCTGATTTTGGGTGCATTGCATGGTATTTGTCGTAGTTGCTGTTGGCCCTCCTGCAGACGACATTGATGAGGAAGTCGATGTCGATGATAACGAGACTGGCGATATTTCAGTTCCTCCTGTCGTTGAGAATTTACCACCACCACTACCTCCCATGAGGTTACTGTTACTGTTGCCGCATGGAGTAtgatggttgttgttgttgtgaccATTACTGGAACTATAGGTAGTAGTGCTGGTTTTAGGGATTTGGGGAgaatttaaattggaatttgaattgGAATTGCTatgtaaattttcaatttgttgcaaGCCCTGTATGGGGGAATTACTATGATGCTGATGCTGATGTTGTGTAGATGCTGTTGCTGTTGCACTATCACTATTGACTGGGTGATGTTGGTGGATTGTGGCAGTATTATTGCAGTTTGTGGTAGCCGTAAATGATAAGGGTTGTGTTGTAATAACTACATTATTGCTATTCATGGTGCTGGGGCAAGTGGCAGGTGTCTGGGGGGTTATTGTGGATTTGGGTTGTGGGGTTTGTGAGGATTGGGTAGTGGCATTATTCTGGGTATTCAAACATTTCATGGTAGTATTTGCATTAGGGGATAATAAGCTCGTTTGCTGGGGCAATATTGTATGTTGTTGCGTTTGCTGTTGCTGATTGTTGTTGGCATTACAATTATCTAAATTGATGGGATGGTGGCGATTCATTGATACAAAATGTCTAATTGTTGGCGATGTTGTATCAACTTGAGAGCCATACTCTTCAATATTTGCTGGAGATACAGCTGGACCACTGTCATTGTTATTACCACTAGGGCTTGTGCTTTCCGCATGATTGTTATTAATTGAAGCCCCATCATCGTATTCATCATAGGAAACTTCACTCTTGTCATCATCATAGCTATCATGACCACGGTGATGAAGAGAATGATGAAGCTGTTCATCATCCTCTTCGGTATGACTGGGCTCTtcgtcgatttcttccaaatcatCTTCACTGCAGGTTGTGGACAGTGAATGAGATGTTGAATTATTAGCTCCTCCATTCACATGAAGCCTATCATTGCCAATGCTATTATTGGTGATACAGGTGTTGGTTGTGATGGTATTCTACAGGGGTTTTAGTATTTTGTTTGTCATATACATATCATGatggattaatttttgcaaattggaaACGAAAAATcgatttggtttttattttccaatCAGTTAAGTCAGGGGGGGAAGAAACAAGAACATACGAAAGTTGGGATTTACCAAAAAACTGTTGGTTTGAAAGTTGTTTTGACATAATCTTAGGGGAGGGCACACATATCATTCAACAACATAATAATAATGCTACACCATAATTGTAATGACATTCaggatttgaaaaaaacaggccataataaaaacaaattccatgctttttttgaacttttttttgagtttctTAAAACATTTAAAGACAAACAAGGATAAACATGCTTTTGGGTCATATCACAAAGGAAACACAAGGAATATTTTTGTTGGGAATAAAATAATTAAGCTATCAATATATACTATGATAATATACTAATTAAGATATTAACGTTAAATACAAAAACGActtaaaactaataaaattatactaaagttttaaaaccaaaatatattttaatttaaattactaACAAACTTAGTTTTCTACTACTATTATGCTTaccatttgaaaataaaataattgtccAACTTCAAAAAGTGTATAAAACACGCCATGATTGTATTATACCCCGGCgctattttttcataaatttaaaaatgtaaaatttgaaaatagcacacaaaaaaacaaaaaaatatttttgtcatcaatcacgaaattaatcgatccaattatttttaattgaaactcttTCAATCACAAATATgatgaattaattttaattgaagttatttaattcattgatccaattaaaaatttacttgataACTAAATATGTAATTAATTGATTGATccactaaaaaatttaattgatacacaaaaaaatattttttgagccaataaattttttaattgaaaatctttgaaaattcaattaaaatattatttggaaaaaaattgatgatatttttttgtgtgtatatagtctaaaatatataaataggaAGAGAATCCAAACCGATTTAAATAGCTAAAATTTGGAAGTCCTTCCAAAGTCCATAACGAATCGATTTAAAGAGCTAAAGTTTGGAATTCCTTCTCAAGTCATTACTTTTAACAAacataccaaaaaatattatgacaaaaagaaTGTAGGTACTTTTCTCGAAAAAAATCGATActtttcataaatttaaaaaatgtgaaattttacaatagtaaacacaaaaaaaaacttttttgtcatcaatcacgaaatttatcgatccaattaatttttgattgaaactttttcaatcgcagaaatgataatatcaatcaccaacatcaattaaacaaataatttttaattaattttaattgacgttAATTAATTCATtgacccaattaaaaagttaattgataattaaaaatttaattaattgattgatccaattaaaaatttaattgatactattaagttttgtgattgatttttatttcaattaaaaagaaattgggccaaaaaaaattttaattgaaaatctttgagaatttaattaaaatattatttggaaaaaatttggtgatattgttttgtgtgtatatagtctaaaatatataaattggaAGAGAATCCAAACCGATTTAAATAGCTAAAATTTGGAAGTCCTTCCCAAGTCCATACCGAATCGATATAAAGAGCTAAAGTTTGGAATTCCTTCCCAAGTCATTACTTTTAATAAacataccaaaaaatattacgACAGAAATAATGTAGGTACTTTTCTCGAAAAAATTcggtacttttttttttaattccaaattgtgaagtctacaacttttaatctaaatCACACAAGTACACAATGTTTTCTTCTAAAATGCGTAGAGTTTGTTTATTTGTGGCTCATATatgcatgatttgacatcggatttgttcactcaattgcttataactttgtcatttttcggtcgtttttcttctagttggtctatCATTTATACGACCGTGAAGAGGAACCTGACgtttttttcaatggtttgtacttttccggcgAAAAAGGGTCACTGCAAGTcctaactcaaaaatttcgtccccatccacgaaaaaatatccccaatttggggaaaaatctccAATACTGCTCGGTCTAAATtgagattgaacccatgaccatgAGCATGCCAAGTGGGCATGTTCCATTGCACTGCGGTAACTTCCGTGGGGGATGTAAAACTCTCagagcaaaatttagtttcatCTTTTACAATTCCAAAATCTGAGACTATTCAACAAAATAATATCGATATATCAGAGTCATTATTTTGCATactttaagtaaaattattaaaacaactacgtatttttaataaaagtagtgttaaaaatttaatttaatttaacaaaatttatctaaataacaaaattttctatagaaataaaatgttgacaaaattttctatagaaataaaatattgacaaattttctatataaattattttttttagaaaattatgtctaggAATAaagctttgaaatatttttctatagaaataaaatgctgacaaaatattctatagagataaatcttttacaaaattttctttaaattcaatatattttaaaaaattaatttttgtatcttTCCCTAGTTGGGGCAAGCAAGTCTGAAATCGAAATTTCGATTACAAACCGAATGGAAAACTCCACCATTATTCACCTTCTACCACTATACCATGGTGGTGAATTTTTcgcgaatgtttttttttttttaaatatctacCTAAAGTAATATGTTTCACACGGAATGGTCATATTTGGCAAAACCACACTAACTAGTATATAGTACACTTAAGCATTTAATAAACATTGATATTAGCTTTCTCTTGTTCCAATAAGTCAAAACGTTTAAATGCCATAAATTATTGTATAATACCATATTACAGCAATTTCACAACACAACGTACTCTCGCATTCAATCATCCTTTTTGAGAATTCGTGATATTGTTTTCTTTTACTTGTGTGGTTGTTTTAACGCGTACGATGATAAATATGGAAGCAATCTCATGTTATTTTACTTTTGATTGAGTTAATTAAGATATTTCACTTTTCAATACCAATACACGCAAAGTTTAATGAAGGCAATCAGAGTACAATGAGTCATAATGAGAAAGataaaaacattgagaaaataaattaaaaggaGAAGAATACTCAATGAGCATATGAGATGGTGTTGTGTTGCGTATACGTAACATGAAAATTTATAAGCATTCATCATACGCACACACGtactgtaaagggtgatacggtcaaaatttggtcaatacaaacttgacgtatttctttcaattttgcatttaaaaaacctgaacacccctcattttgaaggcgtgtgtgtgtagaatgttgctccgtcaaagcaagaagagcagcgtatcaaaattttgctcgcgcatcgcgaaaatccgagctactcgcacgcaaagctggcacaatcgctaaaagttgtcaaatcaacggTTACATATgttattaaagtgtttggggaacgattgtctacagccaggaagtctggatcggggggaaatcgaaaaccggaagccgctgagacgacaaagagagttgccggtagtttcaaggaaaccctaacctctctctccgagatgccgcaactatgctgggtgtatcgtctacaaccgtgcatccagccaaaaaacgagccggactatcgacctacaagaaggtagtgactccaaatcgcgatgataaacaaaatacgacggccaatgcGCGATCCCgggggctgtacacgacgatgctgacgaagtttgactgcgtggtaatggacgacgaaacctacgtcaaagtcgactacaagcagcttccgggacaggagttttatacggcatccgggactgtcaaccaagaaatttacgtgatagagtgtttgaataaacgtctgctgcctttcctgaagaaacacggttgttccgtactgttttggccggatttggcatcttgccattacggtaaaaaggccatggagtggtacgccgccaacaacgtgcaggtggttcccaaggacaagaaccctcccaacacgccagagctccgcccaattgagaaatactgggcttttgtcaagcggaacctaaagaagaccaaaaaaaaaaaaaaaactgctaaggacgagcagcagttcaaggaaaactggctttctgcggcgaagaaggtggacaaggtggctttacaaaatctgatggcaggtgtcaagcgtgaggcccggcaattcggatttggaaaagcgaaagcctaactgaatatttttcctgaattttatactaattgaacttgaaaaagaaatttaatttgattttttaaataaacgatttcaccgatttatatgcgttttcctttgaccaaattttgaccgtatcaccctttaggttgaGATCttctattttttgaaaattttctatagaaaatttttgtcaaaattttatttctatagaaatttttgtcaaaatttaatttctatagaaaattttgtcaaaattttatttctatagaaaattttggtaaaaactgggctattgtcaagcggaacctaaagaagaccaaaaaaaaaaactgctaaggacgagcagcagttcaaggcaaactggctttctgcggcgaagaaggtggacaaggtggctttacaaatctgatggcaggtgtcaagcttgaggcccggcaattcggatttggaaaagcgaaagcctaactgaatatttttcctgaattttatactaattgaacttgaaaaagaaatttaatttaattttttaaataaacgatttcaccgatttatacgcgttttcctttgaccaaattttgaccgtatcaccctttaggttgaGATCttctattttttgaaaattttctatagaaaatttttgtcaaaattttatttctatagaaatttttgtcaaaattttatttctatagaaaattttgtcaaaattttatttctatagaaaattttggtaaaaattttatttctatagaaaatttttccaaaattttcattctatagaaaattgtatatttagaaaatgtaagtacctcttatttggagaggaatatattgttaaatctaccaaaccatcataaattctaccaatctggcaaatagtaaaaaatctaaaatttttggtagaattctaccaactattttTTATCCGTTTACCAAGAATTTTAATCCGTTTGGCGTGaagtttcaaaaatatattttagatcCATATTGAGTTcgctattaataaaccgcgaaaagagaatgaaaatttgataaatgagatctgtatcctaattttaattttattggacctagatttaaaaccagataggtcgcaaaaaaaaactttattttaaagccgTATCTGTGGCACGGAAtcgataccaaaatccttaagggaaggacaaaatctttggatccaagtaaacttttttttttgagtatacgACGCTTATGTGAGTTTACAACTTTACGACTGtcacaaacctaaaaaagtttcatACAGATTATCTCTGGCTAATATCTGTGGTCACAACCCTTAACAGCCTAACTCGAGTTAGGCCACAATTGACTTATTAGCAGCATCGTATTCAGCGTATCTAAATTTATTTGCTCTAAATTTTTCATGTGTGCATCTCTTCTAGGGAGGTAATTAATCCTGATCCAAA contains these protein-coding regions:
- the LOC142233244 gene encoding uncharacterized protein LOC142233244 gives rise to the protein MTWEGIPNFSSLYRFVGQLFYFQMNTITTNTCITNNSIGNDRLHVNGGANNSTSHSLSTTCSEDDLEEIDEEPSHTEEDDEQLHHSLHHRGHDSYDDDKSEVSYDEYDDGASINNNHAESTSPSGNNNDSGPAVSPANIEEYGSQVDTTSPTIRHFVSMNRHHPINLDNCNANNNQQQQTQQHTILPQQTSLLSPNANTTMKCLNTQNNATTQSSQTPQPKSTITPQTPATCPSTMNSNNVVITTQPLSFTATTNCNNTATIHQHHPVNSDSATATASTQHQHQHHSNSPIQGLQQIENLHSNSNSNSNLNSPQIPKTSTTTYSSSNGHNNNNHHTPCGNSNSNLMGGSGGGKFSTTGGTEISPVSLSSTSTSSSMSSAGGPTATTTNTMQCTQNQLQNQNQNISSSLEIILSPIILSSRRAQS